CGGCATGAGAAATGGCATGCCCAATCCGTGCTTTGAAGGGACGGAAGCGGGCGCGGGCGATTCTATCGGGATTTGCCGGTCGTTTCCTGCGATGACTGCCGCCGCCATCAGCAAGGTGGTGGCCGGCGGAAGCGGGGATTGATCCCGAACAAAGTCCGGGGCGGGGCGGGCCTCTAAGCTCCCTGCAGTCCACCCGGGAGTGCGTGCCTTGTCTGCCCTGCCTTGCCCCAAGCTCGTGTGTCCGGCCGGCAGCCTGCCGGCGCTGCGTGCCGCCGTCGATGCCGGGGCCGACGCGGTCTACGTGGGTTTTCGCGACGCGACCAATGCGCGCAATTTTGCCGGGCTCAACCTTGCGGATGCACAACTGAGCGAGGGGCTGGCCTATGTGCGCCGCCACGGCCGCGAGCTCTTGGTGGCGATCAATACCTATGCCCAGGCCGGGCAGAGCCGGCAATGGCAGCGCGCGGTCGATGCCGCCGCCGAACTCGGCGCCGATGCCATCATCGTCGCCGACCTGGGCCTGCTCGACTACGCGCATCGCGTCCACCCGCAGCTGAGGCTGCACCTGTCGGTGCAAGGGTCGGCCACCAATCCGGCGGCGATCCGGCTGGCACATGAGTATTTCGGCATCCGCCGCGCAGTGCTGCCGCGGGTGCTGACACTGGCGCAGGTGCAGCAGGTGATCGCGCAGACCGAGGTGGAGATCGAGGTGTTCGGCTTCGGTAGCCTGTGCGTGATGGTCGAGGGGCGCTGCATCCTGTCGAGCTATGCCACCGGCGCTTCGCCCAACACTGCCGGCGTGTGCTCGCCCGCGAATGCAGTGCGCTGGCAGGAAAAGGGCGGTTGCACCGAGGCACGGCTTGCCGGTGTGCTGATCGATCGCTACGGCGCAGGCGAGGCAGCGGGCTATCCCACGCTGTGCAAGGGCCGCTTCGATGTGGCGGGCGATACCTATTATGCGCTGGAGGAGCCGACCAGCCTCAACACGCTGTCCATCCTGCCCGAGCTGATCCGTGCCGGCGTTGCGGCGATCAAGGTGGAGGGCCGGCAGCGCAGCCCCGCGTACGTGGCGGCGGTCACTGCCACGTTGCGCGCGGCGCTCGATGCCGCGGCGCGGCCGGGTTTCTCGGTGAGGCGGTCGTGGGATGCCGCGCTTGCCAGCGTTTCCGAAGGCCACCAGCAGACGCTGGGTGCCTACAGCCGGCCATGGCGGTGAACGATGCGTGCCTGCTCAGGCCTCGGCCAGCCTTGCCGTATCACCCCACACCGCATCGAGCCGCACATAGGTGGAGAATTCCCGCGGATCGACCGTCTCGCGGATGGTGTAGAGGTCGACCGAGGTATCGCGGCGCAGCACCAGCGACAACGGGGCGCCGCGCGGGCCGATCAGGCTGGCGACGATCGGGCAGTTGGCCTTGCTGCCGTGCTTGGCGACGACGCCGATCTCCCCATTGGCGAGCCGCACCATCAGCCCCGGCGGGTAGACGCCGAGTGTCTTGATGAAATGGCCGGCCAGCACCGGATCGATGCCCTTGCCGCGCTCGAGCAGGATGCCGCGCAGCGCCACGTTCGACGCCACCGCGGCGCGGTAGGCCCGCTGGGTGACGCGGGCACAGAAGAGGTCCGCCAATGCCAGCAACTGTCCGCCGCTGGTGATCGCAGGGCCGGTCAGCTTGGCCGGGTAACCGCTGCCGTCGAGATGCTCGTGGTGGTGCAGCACCGCATCCAGCCACAGCGGATCGTCCACACCGGCACGCCGCAGCAGCGCCACCGCATCGGCCGGGTGGCGCTCCAGCGCCTCGCGTTGCGTCGGCGACAACGGATCGGTCTGCTGCTGCAGCACTTCCTGCAGCGTGATCATGGTCAGGTTCATCGTCAGTGCGGCGCAGACCATCGAGCGCACCTGCTCGGGCGGCAGGCCCATGGAAATGGCCACCAGCCGCACCACGATGGCGACGTTGACCATGTGCCGCGTGGCATAGCGACCTTCCTGGCGCAACAACACCATGGCGATCGAGACGTCGGGGTCGCAACGGCTGCCGTTTTCCACCGCAGCCGCCAATTCGCCGACGGCAGCGGTGAGCGCCTTCTGCTCGACCAGGGGGGCGAGGTTGAGCGCCAGCTGGTCGAGCTTGCGTCGCACCAGGTCGAGCATGCACAGCACCGATGGTGGCCGCGCCGAGCCGATGGTGAGTCGATCAGGCTTCTTCGGCGCGCTGCGCGTGCGTTCCAGTGCGGCGGTTTCGGCAAACACGCCGATCTCCAGCAGCCGCTGCAGCTGCGCTTCGCCCATCACCTGTTGGCCGCGCGACAGCAACAGCAGGCCGCGCTCGTCGTAGACATCCCAGGGCAGCGACTGGCCGACCTGCACATCTGTGGGCCGGATACGCGAAAAATCCATCGTCTACCCTCCACGCACCATGCCTACCACCCTGGTAAGCACGTCGGAATAACAGTTTTTTCTTACATACTGGGCTTGTCGCGGGAAAAGTCAACATTTGCCGATAAAACAGCGAGATAAGGCGATGTGCATCGCCAGTTCCGCCTCTTTCACGCAACACGAATGGATACATGAAAGTATGAAACTGACACTGGGCCCATTGCTGTACTACTGGCCGCGCGCCACCACGCTCGCGTTCTACGAAGCCGTCGCCGGCTGGCCGGTGGACGTGGTTTATCTTGGCGAGGCGGTATGCGGGCGTCGGCACGAACTGCGTGCTGCCGACTGGCTGTCGCTGGCCGCGTTGATGCTGGAAGCGGGCAAGACGCCGGTGCTGGCGAGCCAGGCGCTGATCGAATCGGCCGGCGATCTCGCCGCGGCGCGGCGGCTGGTCGAGAGCGGCTGCCTCACCGAAGCGGGCGACCTGGGCGCGGTGCAACTGGCGCGCGAGGCCGGCGTTGCCTTCGTCGCCGGTTCGCAGCTCAACCTCTACAACGGCGCCACGCTGGACTGGATGGTGCGCGCCGGTGCCATTCGCTGGCTGCCACCACTGGAGCTCGGCGGCAGCGCCATCGCCGCGGTGCTGGCCGAAGCCACGCTGCCGATCGAGACGGAGGTGTTCGGCCATGGCCGGCTGCCGCTGGCGCATTCGGCACGCTGCTTCACCGCGCGGCATCACAGCCTCAACAAGGACAGCTGCGAGTTCGTCTGCCAGCAGCATCCGGATGGGCTGATGGTGCTGACGCAGGACGAACAACCATTCCTGCGGCTCAACGGCATCCAGACCCAGTCCGCCGCGTGCCATGCGCTATGGGATCACCTCGACGAGCTGGGCGAGCTGGGCGTGAGCCATCTGCGCATCAGCCCGCAGGCCAACCACACCGGCGACATCGTTGCCGCCTATGCCGCCCGGCTGCGCGGCGAGGCGGTCACGCCGGACTGGGCGCGCTGGAATCCCGAGGGCCTGGTCGATGGCTACTGGCGCGGCACTG
This region of Chitinolyticbacter meiyuanensis genomic DNA includes:
- the ubiU gene encoding ubiquinone anaerobic biosynthesis protein UbiU codes for the protein MPCPKLVCPAGSLPALRAAVDAGADAVYVGFRDATNARNFAGLNLADAQLSEGLAYVRRHGRELLVAINTYAQAGQSRQWQRAVDAAAELGADAIIVADLGLLDYAHRVHPQLRLHLSVQGSATNPAAIRLAHEYFGIRRAVLPRVLTLAQVQQVIAQTEVEIEVFGFGSLCVMVEGRCILSSYATGASPNTAGVCSPANAVRWQEKGGCTEARLAGVLIDRYGAGEAAGYPTLCKGRFDVAGDTYYALEEPTSLNTLSILPELIRAGVAAIKVEGRQRSPAYVAAVTATLRAALDAAARPGFSVRRSWDAALASVSEGHQQTLGAYSRPWR
- a CDS encoding HD-GYP domain-containing protein; the encoded protein is MDFSRIRPTDVQVGQSLPWDVYDERGLLLLSRGQQVMGEAQLQRLLEIGVFAETAALERTRSAPKKPDRLTIGSARPPSVLCMLDLVRRKLDQLALNLAPLVEQKALTAAVGELAAAVENGSRCDPDVSIAMVLLRQEGRYATRHMVNVAIVVRLVAISMGLPPEQVRSMVCAALTMNLTMITLQEVLQQQTDPLSPTQREALERHPADAVALLRRAGVDDPLWLDAVLHHHEHLDGSGYPAKLTGPAITSGGQLLALADLFCARVTQRAYRAAVASNVALRGILLERGKGIDPVLAGHFIKTLGVYPPGLMVRLANGEIGVVAKHGSKANCPIVASLIGPRGAPLSLVLRRDTSVDLYTIRETVDPREFSTYVRLDAVWGDTARLAEA
- a CDS encoding U32 family peptidase, translated to MKLTLGPLLYYWPRATTLAFYEAVAGWPVDVVYLGEAVCGRRHELRAADWLSLAALMLEAGKTPVLASQALIESAGDLAAARRLVESGCLTEAGDLGAVQLAREAGVAFVAGSQLNLYNGATLDWMVRAGAIRWLPPLELGGSAIAAVLAEATLPIETEVFGHGRLPLAHSARCFTARHHSLNKDSCEFVCQQHPDGLMVLTQDEQPFLRLNGIQTQSAACHALWDHLDELGELGVSHLRISPQANHTGDIVAAYAARLRGEAVTPDWARWNPEGLVDGYWRGTAGIAAPQGQAA